A window of the Desertifilum tharense IPPAS B-1220 genome harbors these coding sequences:
- a CDS encoding BrnT family toxin produces the protein MEYERDEAKRLANLRKHGIDFIDVPAIFDGDILIVEDDRYSYGEQRLIAFGLLQGRAIAVVYTERENCTCIISARKATKYEQRVYFEQLSN, from the coding sequence ATGGAATACGAACGGGATGAAGCAAAGCGTCTCGCCAATCTTCGTAAGCATGGAATCGATTTTATTGATGTCCCAGCCATATTCGATGGCGACATTTTGATTGTTGAGGACGATCGCTATAGCTATGGGGAACAGCGGTTAATCGCATTTGGCTTGTTGCAAGGGCGTGCGATCGCCGTTGTTTATACAGAACGTGAGAATTGTACCTGTATTATTTCTGCAAGGAAGGCAACGAAATATGAACAGCGAGTTTACTTCGAGCAACTCTCAAACTGA